The genomic DNA TCTTGTCCTTGATGCGTTTCCATTGGTCAGGGTGAGTGGATCCCTGATTTGTGTCGTTTGGGTCTGTTCTTTTGGTCGCGGAGCATAAAACGGCGGTCGGCAGTCCTCCGTGCCGGGTGATTGGATCGGGTGTAACAGGCGCTCCACGCCGCCGTCATCCTCACAAAGGCGTACGAAGGCGGCGAGCCATGGCGCGATGGGCGCCGGAATGGGTACGGAACAAAAGGCCGGGCCGCCACAACCTTGCATCGAAGTGCGTATTTACCAAGCCTGCTGTTCTGGTAACGTTGAAAACATCAAATGCAAACCGCGCAAGCATTCCTGATGATCTTCCAACAGAAACAATCCATGTGGTCGGCAGGGAAAGGCGCTCAAAATGAAAAAAGTGAAATCTTTCCGAGTATCCGCGGGCGGACGCGCTCACCCGAGAATTGTAGTCCTTCTCACCGGCGAAAGCGGGGCAAGCCCCGCAATCCTGGTTTGAAGAGGTGAGAGGAACTGGTGTTTGACCGATAGGGGGAGCGGATGACGACGGACAACAAACAGCAATCGATGGTTGTCTCAGCGGTTGCGCCCGGTATTGCTCCAGGCATTGCGGTGGTTCTGGCGGACCCGAACAGCCTGACGCGCGACTGTTTCTCGCTCGGGCTCGGCACGCTATGCCAGGATATGACCGTGCGGTCGGTGGCCTCGCTGAGGGACGCCGCCGGTGCCCTGGCGCGGGACGGGCGGACGGAGGTCGTCCTGTGCAACATCGGCGCGCAGATGGGACTGAACGACGTCCTGTGCGCCGCCATTCGCGACGCCGTGTCGGCCTGTCTGCCGGTGCCGCTGGTGATCATCTCGGACCGCGACGACGGCGGGATGATCCTGGAGAGCCTGCGCCTCGGCGTGCGCGGCTACATCGTGCCCAGCCTCGGGCTTGGGGTCATGCTGGAGGCGATCCGGCTGGTCGCCGCCGGAGGGACCTTCGTCCCCGCCACGTCCCTGCAATCGCTGATCGCGCCGGTGCCGGGCGGCATCGCCCTCCCGCAGACGCCGGCGCCGGGCGCCTCCGTGCCGGTGCCGGATCGGATCGGCGGACTGACGCCGCGGGAAATGGCCGTGCTGACCTGCATGCGCGAGGGCAAGTCGAACAAGCTCATCGCCTACATGCTGGGCATGTGCGAGAACACCGCCAAGGCCCATGTGCGCAACGTGCTGAAGAAGCTTGGCGCCACCAACCGGACGGAGGCCGCCTTCATGGCGCACGCCCATCTGTCCCGCGGCGCGCCGCTGGAATCGAACCAGCCCTGATCGGTTGGTGCCGCAACGGAACGGTGCGGGACCAACCCGTGCCGTTCTTCCGCGTTGGGCTCAGTTTTCCTCGCGCATGACGCGGCACACCGCCTCCGTCCGGTTGGTGGCGCCGAGCCGCCGCAGGATGTTCCGGACATGCACTTTGACGGTGCTTTCCCGCATTCCCAACTCGTGGGCGATGACCTTGTTCGGCTTGCCCTCCTGGAGGCATTCCAGGACGGAGAGTTGGCGCGGGGTCAGTTGCGACAGGTGGGGCTTGCCGTTGACCGCGGGGGCCGGGACGGATAAGGCGGCGTGGAGCACCGGGTCCGGCATCCCGGCCTGGTCGATGATCAGCCGGTGCAGGATGGGGGCCGGAACGAAGATGCCACCCGCCGCGACCAGGCGGATCGCCTCCAGCGCCATGGTGAGCCCGACGGTGGTGGAGATGTAGCCGTGCGCGCCCTGGCGGATGGCTTCCAGCGCGGTCGCCGTTTCGTCGGAATCCGACAGCATGATCAGCGGGACGCCATCCAGCACTTCCAGAAGTTCGGCCAGCCGCGGACGGAACTCCGGATCGGAGGCGAGCCGCCCGCTGAAGTTGACCAAGGCCACGTCCGGTGCATCGTTCCGCCGCATCACGCTTTCCAAATCCGCAACGGATGCCGCCGTCAGCACCCGCACACCCCGTCCGCACAGGTTCAGGCTGGTGGACAGGCTTTCCCGCGTCAGCGGCGTTTCGTCGTGCAGGATGGCGGTGACGATCTGATCCTCCCCCAGGGGGCGGGCGCCCCCGGACATCCGGTAGTAGGACCCGAAGGAGCCGGAGTCGTTCATCGGTGCGGCGGTCAGGGAAATGGCTGCCAGGATGCGGCTGGGCGTGATGGTCGTGATCGATGGGGCGCGGCGGGCGGCGTTGGGCGAGCGCGCTCCGTCTTTGCACGGCAACATACAAGACCTCCTTCTGCCACACGCCATGGACACGCCGACCCGGCCAGGATCGCCGCCAACATCATTGCCGCGAAGATTTTGGCCCTATTCGATCAAATGAACCGGATCACCTGGGAAAGCGATGCCTCGAGAGGCTTGCGCGATCGCTTCAAGCCTATAACATCGCAGGGGGTTTTGACCGTCAATCGCAAACAAGATCATAATACTGTGCGCAGATATCCGCAAAGTACCTCCAAATTAGTAAGTTTTTCAAAATTGTAACAGGGAGAATTGGACTTTTGATTGTTGTGAGTGGGGGTTTTTCTCTCTATGGAATGGCTGGCGAACGCGGTCATTGATTTTTCTCGATGGGCGGCATGGCCGGGCAGGCCAGTGGGGTCTTCTGCGGGATGCCGACGTCGACGACGCTTCCCGTCTCCTGCCCCTGGGCGCGGATGGCGTCCCAGTCCGCCTCCGCATCGTTCCAGAACCAGACGCGCTCCCGGAGATCGGCGAGGCGGTAGCGGTTGCCGTAGAGCCGGTTGCCGGCGGCGACCACGGCGTTGTCGGAGTCCACGTCGGTGACGGCGCCGACGCGCGCGTCGGCGTTGCGGATGACGATGCGGTTGTCGAAGATCTCGTTGCCGACGGCGGGGGTGTAGGGGGCGCGGTCCTGGGACACCACCGTCACCGCGTTGCCGTAGCCGTCCGGCACGTCGATGTCGTTGCCGTGGACCTTCACGCCCCGCGCGCTGGAGATCAGGATCTGGGCCCCCCAGAACCAGCCCTGGCCGCGCTGCCCGTTGTCGGCGACCCGGTTGTTGCGGATCACCCCGTCGTAGCTGATTTCGTAGGTGATGCCGTTGTCGGCGTTGCCGAAGACCAGATTGTCCTCGATCACCAGCCGGTGCACGTCGATGTCGGCCCAGATGCCGGCGCCCACATTGCCGTGGACGCAATTGCCCCGGATGAGTCCGCCGCCGCCGGATTCGGTGATCTTGCCGCCGCCGCCTTCCCAATGGAAATCGACGCCGGCATAGCCGTTGCGCGCGATCTCGTTGCCGGCGATCAGGAAATCCGTCCCCGATCCGGAAAAGCCGGCGTGGCCGTTGTCGAGGATGCGGTTGCCGAGGATGCGGCTGCCGGTGCCGGCGTTGACGCCGACGCCGTGGTTCAGGCGCACCGTGGTGTTCCGGACGGTCCAGCCGGGGCCGAACTCCGCGTCCACGGCGGCGGCCTGGATGGGGGCGGCGTACTTCTCGATGGTCAGGTTCCGGATGACGACGCCCGACGCGGTTCCGCCGAAGGCGCGGGGGATGACGCTGGTTTCCACGGTTCGCCCGGTGGGATCGTCGCCGATCAGGATCTCGTCGGCGCCGTAATCGAAGAACCAGCGCCCCGGCCCGACGGCGGACCGGTCGCCGACATGCAGCATCGGCGCGTCGTCGATGAACAGATCCTCCGGGCGGGCGCAGCGGGGAAAGCCGGAGCGGCAGAATTCCGCCGCGTTGACCCGCCCCTCCTGCGTCTGTCCGCGGGCCACCCAGACGGAGCCGCGGCGGACGAAGGCGGTCAGCCGGCGCGCCCCGCTCAACACCGCGCCGGGGGCGCCCTCGAACAGATCGCGGTCCTTGGGCACGATGGACTGCAGGCGGTGGATGCCGGCCTCAAGCCGGAAGCGCGTGCCGGGGGGATGGCGGTCCACCGCCGCCTGGATGTCGGCGCCGGGCCGCAGGGAGACGGTGGAGGGCTCCGCTCCCGCCGCCGCCATCGGAAGGCCGGCGAAAAGGAGCACCGCCGCCGCGAGGCGGGCGGGGCGGGGAGCATGCCGCCGGGGCGTGGCGCGTCCGGTGTCCATGGTGGCCTCGATGGGTCGTTCTCCGGCGAGGGGCCTCCGGTGATGGGCGAAAACGCTAACACGCGGGTCCGGCGGCCAGAATCGTCAAACCGGACGATCGACCTTCGTCGGCTCGGGGCCCCGACCGGAGGGAACCGGAGCGTTCACGGGCCGTTGCCCAGGGGCACACCCCCAATCGTTCGAGAGCGTGCCATGGCCTCCCGCATCGAGGATTACGCCCTTCTGGGAGACTGCGAGACCGCAGCCCTGCTGTCCGCCGAAGGTTCCATCGACTGGCTGTGCTGGCCGCGCTTCGATTCCGACGCCTGCTTCGCGGCACTCCTGGGCACGCCCGAGAACGGGCGCTGGCTGCTGCGCCCGAGCGATCCCGACGCCCGCACGACCCGGCGCTACCGCGGCGACAGCCTGATCCTGGAAACGGAGTTCGAGACGGCGGAGGGCGCCGTCACCATGATCGATTTCATGCCCCCGCGCGGCGAGGCGTCGGACGTCGTGCGCATCCTGCGGGGACGGCGGGGGCGCGTCGCCATGCGGATGGACCTGACGCTGCGCTTCGGCTACGGGCACGTCGTGCCGTGGGTGACGCGGATCGGCCCGCACACCCTGCGCGCCATCGCCGGGCCGGACATGGTCGTCCTGCACACCAGCGCCCCGATCCACGGCGAGGATTTGAGCACCGTCGCCGATTTCACCGTGGCGGAGGGTGAGAGCCTCAGCTTCGTGATGATCCATTCCCCCTCGCACCTGCCGCCGCCGCCGCCGGTCGATGCCGAAGTGGCGCTGACGGAGACCGAACGTTTCTGGGCGGAATGGAGCGGGCGTTGCACCTACAGCGGCCTCTGGCGGGACGCGGTGGTGCGCTCGCTGGTCACGCTGAAGGCCCTGACCTACCGCCCGACCGGCGGCATCGTGGCGGCGCCGACGACCTCCTTGCCCGAACAACTCGGTGGGGTGCGGAACTGGGACTACCGCTACTGCTGGCTGCGCGACGCCACCCTGACCCTGCTGGCGCTGATGAACGCCGGCTATCTGCAGGAGGCGCGGGACTGGCGCGACTGGGGCATGCGCACCATCGCGGGCAGTCCGCAGCAGATCCAGATCATGTATGGCATCGCCGGGGAGCGACGCCTGCTGGAATGGGAGGTGCCCTGGCTGCCGGGCTACGAGGGCGCCAGCCCGGTCCGCGTCGGCAACGCCGCGGCCCCCCAGCTCCAGCTCGATGTCTATGGCGAGATGATGGACGCGGCGCACCAGGCGCGGATGCGCGGCATCGAGATCCGGCCGGAGGCCTGGCACGTCCAGTGCGCCCTGCTCGACCACATGGAATCGGTGTGGGACCAGCCCGACGAAGGCATCTGGGAGGTGCGCGGCGGCGCGCGGCATTTCACCCATTCCAAGGTGATGGCGTGGGTCGCCGTGGACCGCATGGTGAAAAGCGCGGAGAGGTTCGGGCTGGACGCGCCGCTGGAGCGCTGGAAGGCGCTGCGGCAGGCCATTTTCGAGGATGTCTGCGCCCATGGCTATTCGAAGGAACGGAACAGCTTCGTCCAGCATTACGGGGCCAGCCACGTCGACGCGGCGCTGCTGATGCTGCCGATGGTCGGTTTCCTGCCGGTGGACGATCCGCGCATCCAGGGAACGGTCGCCGCCATCGAGACGGAGCTGCTTCAGGACGGGCTTGTCTTGCGTTACCGGACCGAGAGGACCGACGACGGGCTGCCCGACGGGGAGGGGGTGTTCCTCGCCTGCTCCTTCTGGCTGGCCGACGTCTACGTGCTCCAGGGGCGTCAGGCCGAGGCCGAGGCGCTGTTCAACAGGCTGCTCGCCCTGCGCAACGACCTGGGCCTGCTGTCGGAGGAGTACGACACAAAGGCGGAGCGTCTGGTCGGCAACTTCCCGCAGGCCTTCTCCCACATCGCGCTGATCAACACCGCCTTCAACCTGACCCGGGCGGAGAAGCCCGCGGAGCAGCGCCAGGACGGGGACTGACGGCGGGCAGCAAAAGCCCCTCCCGCCGGTGAAGGCGGGAGGGGCGCGTTGCTCATGGTCAGCGGATGTTGCTGCCCGTGGTGCTGCTGCCCGTGGTGCTGCTGGACGTGCTGCTGCGGCTGGTGTCCGTGCTCCCGGAACTCCCGCTCATCCCTGTGCCGCTGGTGCCGGACATGCCGGTCCCGGAGGTGCTGGAGGTTCCCGACGTGCCCGTCGTGGACCCGCTCATCCCGGAACCGCCCAGGCCGGTGCTGCCCATGCCGCTGCCGGAAGTCCCGGTGGTGCCGAGCCCGGCCATGGCCGACGCCCCGGCGGTGGTGCCGGTGCCGCCGGAGGTCCGCTCACGGACGCGCAGGTTGTTCTGCACGTGGCGGACGCCGGAGATGGTTTCGGCCATGTCCTCGGCGCGGCGCTTGGTCCGGCGGTCGTCCACCGTGCCGCTCAGCGTGACCTCGCAATTGCTGACGGTCACGTCGATCTCCGACGCGTCGATGTAGGGATCGTCGGTCAGGCGGTCGTTCACATCCTCGCGGATGCGGTCGTCGGAG from Azospirillum brasilense includes the following:
- a CDS encoding response regulator transcription factor; amino-acid sequence: MTVRSVASLRDAAGALARDGRTEVVLCNIGAQMGLNDVLCAAIRDAVSACLPVPLVIISDRDDGGMILESLRLGVRGYIVPSLGLGVMLEAIRLVAAGGTFVPATSLQSLIAPVPGGIALPQTPAPGASVPVPDRIGGLTPREMAVLTCMREGKSNKLIAYMLGMCENTAKAHVRNVLKKLGATNRTEAAFMAHAHLSRGAPLESNQP
- a CDS encoding response regulator transcription factor, producing the protein MLPCKDGARSPNAARRAPSITTITPSRILAAISLTAAPMNDSGSFGSYYRMSGGARPLGEDQIVTAILHDETPLTRESLSTSLNLCGRGVRVLTAASVADLESVMRRNDAPDVALVNFSGRLASDPEFRPRLAELLEVLDGVPLIMLSDSDETATALEAIRQGAHGYISTTVGLTMALEAIRLVAAGGIFVPAPILHRLIIDQAGMPDPVLHAALSVPAPAVNGKPHLSQLTPRQLSVLECLQEGKPNKVIAHELGMRESTVKVHVRNILRRLGATNRTEAVCRVMREEN
- a CDS encoding right-handed parallel beta-helix repeat-containing protein; protein product: MDTGRATPRRHAPRPARLAAAVLLFAGLPMAAAGAEPSTVSLRPGADIQAAVDRHPPGTRFRLEAGIHRLQSIVPKDRDLFEGAPGAVLSGARRLTAFVRRGSVWVARGQTQEGRVNAAEFCRSGFPRCARPEDLFIDDAPMLHVGDRSAVGPGRWFFDYGADEILIGDDPTGRTVETSVIPRAFGGTASGVVIRNLTIEKYAAPIQAAAVDAEFGPGWTVRNTTVRLNHGVGVNAGTGSRILGNRILDNGHAGFSGSGTDFLIAGNEIARNGYAGVDFHWEGGGGKITESGGGGLIRGNCVHGNVGAGIWADIDVHRLVIEDNLVFGNADNGITYEISYDGVIRNNRVADNGQRGQGWFWGAQILISSARGVKVHGNDIDVPDGYGNAVTVVSQDRAPYTPAVGNEIFDNRIVIRNADARVGAVTDVDSDNAVVAAGNRLYGNRYRLADLRERVWFWNDAEADWDAIRAQGQETGSVVDVGIPQKTPLACPAMPPIEKNQ
- a CDS encoding glycoside hydrolase family 15 protein, which translates into the protein MASRIEDYALLGDCETAALLSAEGSIDWLCWPRFDSDACFAALLGTPENGRWLLRPSDPDARTTRRYRGDSLILETEFETAEGAVTMIDFMPPRGEASDVVRILRGRRGRVAMRMDLTLRFGYGHVVPWVTRIGPHTLRAIAGPDMVVLHTSAPIHGEDLSTVADFTVAEGESLSFVMIHSPSHLPPPPPVDAEVALTETERFWAEWSGRCTYSGLWRDAVVRSLVTLKALTYRPTGGIVAAPTTSLPEQLGGVRNWDYRYCWLRDATLTLLALMNAGYLQEARDWRDWGMRTIAGSPQQIQIMYGIAGERRLLEWEVPWLPGYEGASPVRVGNAAAPQLQLDVYGEMMDAAHQARMRGIEIRPEAWHVQCALLDHMESVWDQPDEGIWEVRGGARHFTHSKVMAWVAVDRMVKSAERFGLDAPLERWKALRQAIFEDVCAHGYSKERNSFVQHYGASHVDAALLMLPMVGFLPVDDPRIQGTVAAIETELLQDGLVLRYRTERTDDGLPDGEGVFLACSFWLADVYVLQGRQAEAEALFNRLLALRNDLGLLSEEYDTKAERLVGNFPQAFSHIALINTAFNLTRAEKPAEQRQDGD